The Latilactobacillus sakei subsp. sakei DSM 20017 = JCM 1157 genome includes a window with the following:
- a CDS encoding TetR family transcriptional regulator, which translates to MPKKTFFRLPAEKQQRLLKAAHAEFSRVPFNEASVSNIIKAAEIPRGSFYQYFEDKADIFFYDLSLLRDSSKQDLEQLLLDTKGDLFKTIRIFFKAMANEAINGENAQFYRHLFLHMDFKNRRKMSPELMHAHQTEGFQFLMDHVDFSLLKIDKTQPNAVRLLLHQLMNNVFQSIASYYLNRDTEQALTIEQIYEHFELVTGWLETGASVQDK; encoded by the coding sequence ATGCCTAAAAAAACTTTTTTTCGGTTGCCGGCAGAAAAACAGCAACGGTTATTAAAGGCCGCCCATGCCGAATTTTCACGGGTTCCTTTTAATGAAGCATCAGTTAGCAACATTATTAAAGCTGCTGAAATTCCACGGGGTAGTTTCTATCAGTACTTTGAAGATAAGGCTGATATTTTCTTTTACGACCTCAGTTTGCTGCGTGATAGTTCTAAACAGGATTTAGAACAGCTCTTATTAGATACCAAGGGTGATCTTTTCAAGACGATTCGCATTTTCTTCAAGGCAATGGCGAATGAAGCCATTAATGGTGAGAATGCACAGTTCTATCGGCACTTATTTTTACACATGGATTTCAAAAATCGGCGCAAGATGTCGCCCGAATTGATGCATGCACATCAAACGGAGGGCTTTCAGTTTTTAATGGATCATGTTGATTTTAGTTTGTTGAAAATTGATAAAACGCAGCCGAATGCTGTTAGATTGCTCCTCCATCAATTAATGAATAACGTTTTTCAAAGTATTGCTTCCTATTATTTAAATCGTGATACTGAGCAAGCCTTAACAATAGAACAAATCTACGAACACTTCGAATTAGTCACTGGTTGGTTAGAAACCGGCGCGAGCGTTCAAGATAAGTAG
- a CDS encoding cold-shock protein produces the protein MNNGTVKWFNADKGFGFITGEDGKDVFAHFSAIQGDGYKSLDEGQAVSFDVEDSDRGPQATNIVKL, from the coding sequence ATGAACAACGGTACAGTAAAATGGTTTAACGCAGACAAGGGTTTTGGTTTTATTACTGGTGAAGATGGCAAAGACGTATTTGCTCATTTCTCAGCTATCCAAGGTGACGGTTACAAGTCATTAGACGAAGGCCAAGCAGTATCATTTGATGTTGAAGACAGCGACCGCGGTCCTCAAGCAACAAACATCGTTAAACTTTAA
- a CDS encoding type II CAAX endopeptidase family protein, which yields MEVARIKHFKHIICFILLLIMQQIPLLLVGSLAALPKAQRTAHLILTVGWLFLILTIGITILMWYLYQKVKGPQYHNHFSKAHWRPILIGFVAMLVINNLTVPFMQKTGNANVDGLVQIFAVLGIFMLPYTLILGPMMEELLFRGFLMNWFFVKSPILNIMTSALLFGLVHVSTDPIYFISKALLGLVLAIVYYRTKTIKSSIILHVLNNLSAGLTIF from the coding sequence ATGGAGGTGGCGCGTATTAAACATTTCAAACACATTATCTGTTTTATCTTGCTTTTAATCATGCAACAAATCCCCCTTTTATTAGTAGGTAGCCTAGCTGCCCTACCAAAGGCACAGCGGACAGCGCATTTAATTTTAACCGTTGGGTGGCTCTTTTTAATTCTAACTATTGGGATCACCATTTTAATGTGGTATCTTTACCAAAAAGTAAAAGGGCCGCAATATCATAACCATTTTTCAAAAGCCCACTGGCGCCCAATTTTAATTGGATTTGTCGCCATGCTAGTGATTAATAATTTGACGGTGCCCTTTATGCAGAAAACAGGGAACGCCAATGTCGATGGCCTCGTTCAAATTTTTGCCGTCCTTGGCATTTTCATGTTGCCCTATACTTTAATTTTAGGACCAATGATGGAAGAATTACTTTTCCGTGGTTTCTTAATGAATTGGTTCTTCGTTAAATCACCCATTCTAAACATTATGACGAGCGCCCTATTATTCGGCCTCGTACACGTTTCAACTGATCCGATCTATTTCATTTCCAAAGCACTACTCGGATTAGTCCTAGCAATCGTTTATTATCGTACAAAAACCATTAAGAGTAGTATCATATTACATGTCTTAAACAATCTCTCAGCAGGGCTAACTATTTTTTAA
- a CDS encoding ion transporter, whose amino-acid sequence MKLLKRFYTVTIAVLAIISIIFVLLDYSSVIDLTTAPYLTIDNTILIIFTVDYFVRLWFATDKRRFFKTNIFDLLAIIPLSTLFSFFRLGRLFRIAGLMKVFRFTRLVGLTGKLQRHSKKFLKQNGLLYLTYVSAAVLIIASVLYALAEKATLADSFWWAIATATTVGYGDISPHTLIGRIAAIMLMSVGIGFIGTLTSSITSYFTQDTDDKLDEILKKLDHLEQENKTLKALYHDNESESK is encoded by the coding sequence ATGAAGTTACTCAAACGTTTTTACACCGTTACCATCGCCGTACTCGCCATCATCTCAATTATCTTCGTCCTATTAGACTACAGCAGTGTCATCGATCTAACGACTGCACCCTACCTAACCATCGATAACACGATTTTAATTATTTTTACGGTCGATTATTTCGTGCGTCTTTGGTTTGCTACTGATAAACGCCGCTTTTTTAAGACAAATATCTTTGATCTGCTTGCAATCATCCCACTAAGCACTCTTTTTTCATTTTTTCGACTCGGGCGCCTATTTCGCATTGCTGGGTTAATGAAAGTTTTCCGTTTTACGCGCTTGGTGGGCTTAACGGGGAAATTACAACGCCATTCCAAGAAATTTCTTAAGCAAAATGGTCTGCTCTATCTGACTTATGTCAGTGCCGCCGTATTAATCATCGCTTCCGTTTTATACGCACTCGCCGAAAAGGCAACCCTTGCTGATTCATTCTGGTGGGCGATTGCGACCGCCACAACGGTTGGCTACGGTGATATCTCACCGCACACGCTAATCGGTCGTATCGCAGCAATTATGCTGATGTCAGTTGGCATTGGCTTTATCGGCACACTCACCAGTTCGATTACCAGTTACTTCACTCAAGATACCGACGATAAACTAGACGAAATCCTTAAGAAGCTCGATCATCTCGAACAAGAAAACAAAACGCTCAAGGCACTTTATCACGACAATGAATCTGAATCAAAATAA